The genomic interval GGCATCGTTCAGACCCCGAACCGGACGCTGAAGACGTTCGGAAAGGGCCTCCTCCAATGAGAACCCAATCCAATCCTGGTGAAGATTCTGCGCGGTCAAAACCTTTCCATCACGGACGACCCCGGGGAACCCTACCCCCACCGGCGAGATATCGCCAAAGGTTTCCAAAACCTCTCCGCAGGCATCGATGATCGCACTCGGCGTCGCCGGACGAGGGGTATCGATTCTTTGGCGCTTGGTGATTAAGCTTCCATCATCCGTATCGACCACTGCTGCTTTGATGCGAGAACCACCGATATCAATTCCAATTGCCTTCATAATTCAGAGATTTTGCGAGGGGTCGGTATCCAATGTGAATTCCCCATACCTTACCAGTGGTTTTTTTCGTTCTTTTTCGATTTTTCTGGGAAATCATCCGACCTTTGAGGGAGCACAGTCGCTTTGACAGAATGACTTTTCCAGCGGAAACTCCTCTCTCTACTCGCCCTTCGATGCCGGAGGGCAACTCACTATGTGGACGATCATCTTCTTTCTCTGGTTTCTCTCTCAACTCGCTGGTTTTGGCGCCCTTATCCATCTACTCCTTTCGCGCAAACGCACGACCTCCCTGGTTCTCTGGGCCTTGTGGCTCCTGATCTTTCCAGCCTTGGGGATTCCACTCTACCTGACCATCGGCTCAGACCGAATTCGCCGCCGTTCGATCCCTTCCCATCCCCCGGGAGAGCACCTGGAAGACCCCAATGCGCCATTAGGCTCTCCCGAGATCGCTCCGCTCCTGCAGAACGTCTCCCACCTATCGGGAAACACCCTGACTCGTGCCAGCGGTCTCAAACTTCTTCCCGATACCACGACCTACTACCCCCATCTTCTGGAATCCATCGATAAGGCCGAGAAGTTCGTTCACATCCAGACCTACGTATTTCGGATGGACTCCGCGGGCGACCGCCTCCTCGAAGCCCTCTGCCGCGCCGCAAAACGCGGGGTCGAGGTTCGCCTTCTGGTCGATGAAATCGGTTCCGCTTCGACCCGAACCCGCTATTTCAAACCCCTCATCCAGGCGGGTGGCCAGTTCAGCTGGTGCATGACCGTGCAGCCCTTCCGAAACCGCTATTTCCTGAATCTGCGCAATCACCGGAAGATCCAGGTTATCGACGGCAAGATCGCCTACGTCGGAGGGATGAACTTCGGGGTCGAATACGAAGGCAAGGACTCTGAAGTCGGTCCTTGGCGCGATATGCAAATGTCGGTTCGGGGGCCCGTCGTCGACGCCCTGCAAACCGTCTTCGCCACCGACTGGTCCTTCGCTACCGAGGAATGGCTGGCCGATCGCCACTACACGGGATTCTCCAACGACGACGCCAATATTCCGGTCACCGTCGTCAACAGCGGCCCAGACGAGCCAGACCGTTCTTTCCTCAAGACCTTTATTTTCACCTGCAATCACGCCAAGGAGAGGCTCGATGTCTTTACCCCCTACTTCGGTCCGGAAGAATCCGTCATCCTTGCCATGCAGCTGGCCGCACGCCGCGGAGTCCGCGTCCGGATGCT from Puniceicoccus vermicola carries:
- the cls gene encoding cardiolipin synthase, encoding MWTIIFFLWFLSQLAGFGALIHLLLSRKRTTSLVLWALWLLIFPALGIPLYLTIGSDRIRRRSIPSHPPGEHLEDPNAPLGSPEIAPLLQNVSHLSGNTLTRASGLKLLPDTTTYYPHLLESIDKAEKFVHIQTYVFRMDSAGDRLLEALCRAAKRGVEVRLLVDEIGSASTRTRYFKPLIQAGGQFSWCMTVQPFRNRYFLNLRNHRKIQVIDGKIAYVGGMNFGVEYEGKDSEVGPWRDMQMSVRGPVVDALQTVFATDWSFATEEWLADRHYTGFSNDDANIPVTVVNSGPDEPDRSFLKTFIFTCNHAKERLDVFTPYFGPEESVILAMQLAARRGVRVRMLIPTPNEHQYMVDIGRAHYEQLMEDGVEVYEYHEAVHHGKVYIIDDNLFVLGSTNLDARSLRINFETTLLIEDRDTVAQLDKHYEVFFERAERIELEKFRNQPLTDKLKQGISRLFVPIL